A genomic window from Salvia miltiorrhiza cultivar Shanhuang (shh) chromosome 5, IMPLAD_Smil_shh, whole genome shotgun sequence includes:
- the LOC131026050 gene encoding uncharacterized protein LOC131026050 — MDFILTIQAAYAGMNHAIKLIYGDLDKSFQLIRSYLHMVQHCNPDSIIDLETDGDDVFNYCFMALGGCIRGLLLSGRHVVVVDATHLKGKYKGVMFVAVTKDGNEHIFLSYQHISLKNVVEAVFPGVPHGLCTYHLQKNLVRYGANAVAMFQRAANSYKREQYDLHSGQLTLLRDKGAYRKLMDLQPSRWARSHCGVHRYKFMMSNCTEVFNGRLRWGRRLPVCTLLEFVRTLISHWFAEMRSKALARTYPLTEYAALKLDISIEESRIMEVNAINAFKSQLLLVIETMLLIFVLEVVLIMSLILT; from the exons ATGGATTTCATATTGACTATTCAAGCTGCTTATGCTGGGATGAATCATGCCATCAAGCTTATTTATGGCGATCTAGATAAGTCTTTTCAATTGATCCGCTCTTATCTTCATATGGTGCAGCATTGCAATCCGGACTCGATTATTGATTTGGAGACTGATGGAGATGATGTGtttaattattgttttatgGCTCTTGGTGGATGTATTCGTGGTCTTTTATTATCTGGTCGtcatgttgttgttgttgatgctaCCCATTTGAAAGGAAAGTATAAGGGTGTGATGTTTGTTGCTGTGACTAAGGATGGAAATGAACATATTTTCCTTAGCT ATCAGCATATCAGCTTAAAGAACGTTGTTGAAGCCGTGTTTCCTGgagttcctcatggtctttgcACGTATCATTTGCAGAAGAACCTTGTAAGATACGGTGCAAATGCTGTAGCTATGTTTCAGAGGGCTGCAAATAGCTATAAGAGGGAACAATATGATTTGCATTCTGGGCAATTGACCTTGCTTCGGGACAAAGGTGCATATAGGAAGTTGATGGATCTTCAGCCTTCTAGATGGGCACGTAGTCATTGTGGAGTTCATAGATATAAATTCATGATGTCTAATTGTACCGAGGTATTCAATGGTAGACTTCGATGGGGTAGGAGATTGCCCGTATGCACCTTGTTAGAGTTTGTGAGAACATTGATATCTCATTGGTTTGCCGAGATGCGTAGCAAGGCTTTGGCAAGAACTTATCCACTTACAGAGTATGCTGCTCTAAAATTGGATATCTCGATTGAGGAAAGTCGGATAATGGAGGTTAATGCAATTAATGCATTCAAATCACAGCTTCTTCTAGTGATCGAAACTATGTTGTTGATCTTTGTGCTAGAAGTTGTTCTTATCATGAGTTTGATCTTGACTTGA
- the LOC130987088 gene encoding protein CYCLOPS-like isoform X1, with the protein MEGRGYSEFYRNTSEELFIKTMMESPVGIPAPTMEMLGFKNLTQNFRTDSEELFKSWLTNGENSGCHSAGVGHRPRQASRRISTELAGLSNQNAAAMQKKVNDDTFPQTSYVAADSSSDLESTRTGVEKGVQASNLFLAKAWFHSSQPMTRSRSSELRRRYVAMQNSQTPIGIEAMMQQELTQQANGFNNMSTIYENPNHHFNASSSFMSPSNSSSSTFNNPQGGNVDKISSVVSMLKGTLERKKLNNQVEGEAVHHDTYYSGAAAQVLGHGGACFNQESFENQGAFQDVSILGADETRALQTIEESLMEGILGPLNQMSTVSREPSQSESSAAAPVVSNGVDVYDDPCISAQAPTVCESSRHQMGTGRSPEDCSRSRDFRERIYDSSREDQKQQEGLVRYGSIKSSGSVDRGDPTKKRRVERSRKMAEAKEKSSTPPVPSDMQSMLKRCENLEKEVRSLKLNLAFMNRKDSEQTKQIEELQKQNEDLGDEKERLLEEIERIIAETTKM; encoded by the exons ATGGAGGGGAGAGGCTACTCAGAGTTTTACAGGAACACGAGCGAAGAGCTGTTCATAAAGACGATGATGGAGAGCCCCGTTGGAATACCAGCTCCAACAATGGAGATGTTGGGATTCAAGAACCTCACGCAGAATTTTCGAACAGACAGCGAGGAGCTCTTCAAGAGCTGGCTCACAAATGGAGAG AATAGTGGTTGCCATTCAGCAGGCGTCGGGCATCGTCCTCGACAAGCATCAAGAAG GATCTCCACAGAACTAGCTGGTTTGAGCAATCAAAACGCGGCTGCAATGCAGAAGAAGGTGAACGATGATACGTTTCCACAAACCAGTTATGTGGCTGCTGATTCTTCAAGTGATCTTGAATCAACAAG AACTGGAGTTGAGAAAGGGGTGCAGGCTAGTAATCTGTTTCTGGCAAAG GCGTGGTTCCACAGTTCCCAGCCTATGACTAGGAGCAGATCATCTGAGTTGAG GAGGAGGTATGTTGCAATGCAAAACTCACAAACACCAATAGGCATTGAGGCCATGATGCAACAAGAACTCACACAGCAAGCAAATGGATTCAACAACATGTCAACAATCTATGAGAATCCCAATCACCATTTCAATGCATCATCATCATTCATGTCTCCCTCCAATTCATCCTCTTCCACTTTCAACAACCCTCAAGGGGGGAATGTGGACAAGATCTCGTCTGTCGTGAGCATGCTCAAGGGCACTCTAGAGCGCAAGAAGCTCAACAACCAAGTCGAGGGAGAGGCCGTTCATCATGACACCTACTATAGTGGTGCAGCAGCACAAGTGTTAGGCCATggtggtgcttgcttcaaccaaGAGTCATTTGAGAATCAAGGGGCTTTTCAAGATGTTTCCATACTCGGAGCTGATGAAACGAGAGCGCTGCAGACGATTGAGGAGTCGTTGATGGAGGGCATTTTGGGACCTCTCAACCAGATGAGCACAGTGTCAAGGGAGCCATCACAGAGTGAGTCCTCTGCTGCTGCACCTGTGGTTTCGAATGGTGTCGATGTTTACGACGATCCTTGCATCTCTGCACAAGCTCCTACGGTTTGTGAGAGCTCAAGGCATCAAATGGGAACAGGAAGAAGCCCAGAAGATTGTTCAAGGAGTAGAG ATTTTAGAGAGCGTATATATGATAGCTCAAGAGAAGACCAAAAG CAGCAAGAAGGTTTAGTTCGATATGGATCCATCAAATCATCTGGTTCAG TGGACAGAGGAGATCCCACAAAAAAGCGTAGGGTGGAGCGATCACGCAA GATGGCGGAGGCAAAGGAGAAAAGTTCGACGCCGCCGGTGCCGTCGGATATGCAATCCATGTTGAAACGGTGTGAGAATCTTGAGAAGGAAGTGCGTTCACTTAAACTCAACTTGGCCTTCATGAACAG AAAGGATTCGGAGCAGACCAAACAAATCGAAGAGCTTCAGAAACAGAATGAGGATCTGGGAGATGAAAAAGAGCGACTACTCGAAGAGATTGAGAGGATCATTGCAGAAACTACCAAAATGTAA
- the LOC130987088 gene encoding protein CYCLOPS-like isoform X2, translating to MEGRGYSEFYRNTSEELFIKTMMESPVGIPAPTMEMLGFKNLTQNFRTDSEELFKSWLTNGENSGCHSAGVGHRPRQASRRISTELAGLSNQNAAAMQKKVNDDTFPQTSYVAADSSSDLESTRTGVEKGVQASNLFLAKAWFHSSQPMTRSRSSELRRRYVAMQNSQTPIGIEAMMQQELTQQANGFNNMSTIYENPNHHFNASSSFMSPSNSSSSTFNNPQGGNVDKISSVVSMLKGTLERKKLNNQVEGEAVHHDTYYSGAAAQVLGHGGACFNQESFENQGAFQDVSILGADETRALQTIEESLMEGILGPLNQMSTVSREPSQSESSAAAPVVSNGVDVYDDPCISAQAPTVCESSRHQMGTGRSPEDCSRSRDFRERIYDSSREDQKQEGLVRYGSIKSSGSVDRGDPTKKRRVERSRKMAEAKEKSSTPPVPSDMQSMLKRCENLEKEVRSLKLNLAFMNRKDSEQTKQIEELQKQNEDLGDEKERLLEEIERIIAETTKM from the exons ATGGAGGGGAGAGGCTACTCAGAGTTTTACAGGAACACGAGCGAAGAGCTGTTCATAAAGACGATGATGGAGAGCCCCGTTGGAATACCAGCTCCAACAATGGAGATGTTGGGATTCAAGAACCTCACGCAGAATTTTCGAACAGACAGCGAGGAGCTCTTCAAGAGCTGGCTCACAAATGGAGAG AATAGTGGTTGCCATTCAGCAGGCGTCGGGCATCGTCCTCGACAAGCATCAAGAAG GATCTCCACAGAACTAGCTGGTTTGAGCAATCAAAACGCGGCTGCAATGCAGAAGAAGGTGAACGATGATACGTTTCCACAAACCAGTTATGTGGCTGCTGATTCTTCAAGTGATCTTGAATCAACAAG AACTGGAGTTGAGAAAGGGGTGCAGGCTAGTAATCTGTTTCTGGCAAAG GCGTGGTTCCACAGTTCCCAGCCTATGACTAGGAGCAGATCATCTGAGTTGAG GAGGAGGTATGTTGCAATGCAAAACTCACAAACACCAATAGGCATTGAGGCCATGATGCAACAAGAACTCACACAGCAAGCAAATGGATTCAACAACATGTCAACAATCTATGAGAATCCCAATCACCATTTCAATGCATCATCATCATTCATGTCTCCCTCCAATTCATCCTCTTCCACTTTCAACAACCCTCAAGGGGGGAATGTGGACAAGATCTCGTCTGTCGTGAGCATGCTCAAGGGCACTCTAGAGCGCAAGAAGCTCAACAACCAAGTCGAGGGAGAGGCCGTTCATCATGACACCTACTATAGTGGTGCAGCAGCACAAGTGTTAGGCCATggtggtgcttgcttcaaccaaGAGTCATTTGAGAATCAAGGGGCTTTTCAAGATGTTTCCATACTCGGAGCTGATGAAACGAGAGCGCTGCAGACGATTGAGGAGTCGTTGATGGAGGGCATTTTGGGACCTCTCAACCAGATGAGCACAGTGTCAAGGGAGCCATCACAGAGTGAGTCCTCTGCTGCTGCACCTGTGGTTTCGAATGGTGTCGATGTTTACGACGATCCTTGCATCTCTGCACAAGCTCCTACGGTTTGTGAGAGCTCAAGGCATCAAATGGGAACAGGAAGAAGCCCAGAAGATTGTTCAAGGAGTAGAG ATTTTAGAGAGCGTATATATGATAGCTCAAGAGAAGACCAAAAG CAAGAAGGTTTAGTTCGATATGGATCCATCAAATCATCTGGTTCAG TGGACAGAGGAGATCCCACAAAAAAGCGTAGGGTGGAGCGATCACGCAA GATGGCGGAGGCAAAGGAGAAAAGTTCGACGCCGCCGGTGCCGTCGGATATGCAATCCATGTTGAAACGGTGTGAGAATCTTGAGAAGGAAGTGCGTTCACTTAAACTCAACTTGGCCTTCATGAACAG AAAGGATTCGGAGCAGACCAAACAAATCGAAGAGCTTCAGAAACAGAATGAGGATCTGGGAGATGAAAAAGAGCGACTACTCGAAGAGATTGAGAGGATCATTGCAGAAACTACCAAAATGTAA